One genomic segment of Leptospira yasudae includes these proteins:
- a CDS encoding EAL domain-containing protein, translating to MISESGAFYIENKLHATDVYSYSLYNLEGKQLYSEPNYNPLLDSEAKLKKIVERFIDYGNLHSTVSALRRFKNDRNVQLMVRSNNDRIYRVNFEINPKGGYVLAHIESVTRILSNPEKNRVQRFRSLKHDLVRTLKLEKTFFYLVNIEIYNHPFLHKYETQVYEAVFLDLHTEFLTITNSQNVGLRISTNQIFFAYQINKPDVDINWIPSSLISYMKNTIQIENHEFHLKLSIGGYHTSETNTSPLRILKGLRANLKKVIDYPFSRYATQSQNDSSNLISTYLSLRNSVHKKELLLYYQPIVNSKTKELHSLEALSRWNHSAKGMISPDVFIPLAEESGLISSIGAWVIQNALWDLSQIRKSDSSVSKALISINVSPFQLKNPEFADNLISYFSKLNLDPNSIVLEMTESRYEETALIIEQMAILKRFGFQIAIDDFGIGNSNFSRIEKIECDYVKLDKSLVIGVDVNHSKRSVLKAISQVLSSLGKKTVFEGIENAILENIAIDYGANYLQGYHYGKPTWIQDFSSFQFPQ from the coding sequence ATGATTTCTGAAAGCGGCGCTTTCTACATTGAGAACAAACTGCATGCAACGGATGTATACAGTTATTCTCTCTATAACCTGGAAGGGAAGCAATTGTATTCCGAACCGAATTACAATCCGCTCCTGGATTCCGAAGCAAAACTTAAAAAAATCGTAGAAAGATTCATCGATTACGGAAATCTTCATTCCACCGTTTCCGCGCTCCGCAGATTTAAGAACGATAGGAACGTCCAGTTGATGGTGCGTTCCAATAACGATCGTATTTATCGGGTAAATTTTGAAATCAACCCGAAAGGCGGTTACGTTCTCGCACACATCGAATCCGTGACCCGAATTTTATCGAACCCCGAAAAAAATCGAGTGCAAAGATTTCGTTCTCTCAAACACGATTTAGTAAGAACTCTCAAGCTTGAAAAAACTTTTTTTTACCTGGTAAACATCGAAATTTACAATCATCCCTTTCTCCACAAATACGAGACTCAAGTATATGAAGCGGTCTTTTTGGATCTGCATACGGAGTTCTTAACGATTACGAACAGTCAAAACGTAGGGCTTCGGATTTCCACGAACCAGATTTTCTTCGCATATCAGATCAACAAACCGGACGTAGATATCAATTGGATTCCTTCCAGTTTGATTTCGTATATGAAGAACACGATTCAAATTGAAAATCACGAATTTCATCTGAAACTTTCGATCGGCGGTTATCACACTTCGGAGACCAATACGAGCCCGCTACGAATTCTCAAAGGGCTGCGGGCTAATCTGAAAAAAGTGATCGATTATCCGTTTAGTCGTTATGCGACACAGAGCCAAAACGATTCTTCCAATTTGATTTCCACGTATTTGTCCCTTCGCAATTCGGTTCACAAAAAAGAACTTCTTTTGTATTATCAACCGATCGTAAATTCGAAAACGAAGGAACTTCATTCTTTGGAAGCGCTTTCGCGCTGGAATCATTCCGCAAAAGGGATGATCAGCCCGGATGTTTTTATTCCCTTAGCGGAAGAATCCGGTTTGATCAGTTCCATCGGGGCTTGGGTGATTCAAAACGCTCTTTGGGATCTTTCTCAGATTCGAAAAAGCGATTCTTCGGTTTCGAAGGCTTTGATTTCGATCAACGTTTCTCCATTTCAATTGAAGAATCCCGAATTTGCGGACAATTTGATTTCTTACTTTTCAAAGCTGAATTTGGACCCGAATTCGATCGTATTGGAAATGACGGAAAGCCGTTACGAAGAAACCGCCCTAATCATCGAACAGATGGCGATTCTGAAGCGTTTCGGGTTTCAGATTGCGATCGACGACTTCGGAATCGGGAATTCGAATTTTTCTAGAATCGAAAAGATCGAATGCGATTACGTGAAACTGGATAAAAGCCTCGTAATTGGAGTCGACGTCAATCACAGCAAACGAAGCGTTTTGAAAGCGATTTCGCAAGTTCTTTCCTCGCTTGGTAAGAAGACCGTATTTGAAGGAATTGAAAACGCAATCTTGGAAAATATTGCGATCGATTACGGTGCCAATTATCTGCAAGGATATCATTATGGAAAGCCGACTTGGATTCAGGATTTTTCTTCCTTTCAATTTCCTCAGTAA
- a CDS encoding helix-turn-helix domain-containing protein yields MLNFNTFSEIVSYLFLSEIHLFYAHAAGVGTGIVMAIVKLYSGKRDEFSKAYGTILLSVSIFLMVNNKVIFPQESDPRLAKEPLFLGIYFGLVLYASSAVLICIRFILDRLHNPWLYCKRLVAIVPITMGIAFFVPGTLFICICDSIAVSLTLYTTVWSIAEIRSSEKPRVFFNFPFITFTITVSLILDLLGTVLHSTRILMFSELVPGIMIAYITLIERFYPILFSRAYGEFSKEFVDSHSLVDSPVEDLMESEMLSEGSRNILEGVELEKIEERINSFLQVRGYADEELRLPDFASYLGLSTHQASYYLNKHMSMKFADFLNMNRIEDVKRNLRNKSHMNLLQIALECGFNSASSFHRACVKFTGKSPREFRKLINSQN; encoded by the coding sequence ATGTTAAATTTCAATACCTTCTCCGAGATTGTATCTTATTTATTTCTTTCCGAGATCCATCTGTTCTACGCACACGCAGCCGGCGTCGGAACGGGAATCGTGATGGCGATCGTAAAACTGTATTCGGGTAAAAGGGACGAATTCAGCAAGGCCTACGGAACGATCCTTCTCAGCGTCAGCATCTTTTTGATGGTGAACAACAAAGTCATCTTCCCGCAGGAATCGGATCCGCGATTGGCAAAAGAACCTCTCTTTTTAGGAATTTATTTCGGTCTCGTTCTGTATGCGTCTTCCGCTGTCCTGATTTGCATTCGATTCATCTTGGATCGCCTGCACAATCCTTGGCTCTACTGCAAACGTTTGGTCGCAATCGTTCCGATCACGATGGGGATCGCATTCTTCGTTCCCGGAACTCTTTTCATTTGTATTTGCGATTCGATCGCGGTTTCGCTGACGCTCTACACGACCGTTTGGTCCATCGCAGAAATTCGATCTTCCGAAAAGCCCCGCGTCTTCTTCAACTTTCCTTTTATCACGTTCACGATTACGGTTTCTTTGATTTTAGACTTGCTCGGAACCGTTCTGCATTCCACGAGAATTCTGATGTTTTCCGAGCTGGTTCCCGGAATTATGATCGCGTATATCACTTTGATCGAGCGGTTTTATCCGATTCTTTTCAGCCGCGCCTATGGAGAATTTAGCAAGGAATTCGTGGATAGCCACTCGTTGGTCGATTCTCCCGTAGAAGATCTGATGGAATCGGAAATGCTTTCCGAAGGTTCCAGAAACATTTTAGAAGGGGTGGAACTGGAGAAGATCGAAGAAAGAATCAATTCCTTTCTTCAAGTGAGAGGTTACGCGGACGAAGAGCTGCGTTTACCGGACTTTGCTTCCTATCTCGGGCTTTCCACGCACCAAGCTTCGTATTATCTCAACAAACACATGTCTATGAAGTTTGCGGACTTCTTGAACATGAATCGGATCGAAGACGTAAAACGAAATCTCAGAAACAAGTCTCATATGAATTTATTGCAGATCGCTTTAGAATGCGGGTTCAATTCCGCTTCTTCCTTTCATCGAGCTTGTGTTAAATTTACGGGAAAGTCTCCGAGAGAATTTCGAAAACTGATCAATTCTCAGAATTGA
- a CDS encoding AraC family transcriptional regulator, with the protein MVNILDSMLNEEILLSLIRFGAGFALVLGIGSWIRASRQIDYLVSTVLVLTAIFQFVDESSLSWITLPWLRKFLFLIDIIALAASGTIVFLISTMIFKKFSTLPLIYYWNLLGPFILALPIATFYEQQGTKELEFFLFAADLYVFVYFVIAVANVFIDKKYESSSFSFRTILTLVILISLCIPLEILGIVFENKILVLLSSVHTTFAVVFYYFLTLVYPNLLDFLTIEPGKNLVKRSLLHDVDINALEEKLAHIIKEERIYLDEDIRLPDVSEELGISVHQLSFFLNNHLGINFNNYINRFRVEEAKLMLLNDPARSVVSVGIAVGFNSNSSFYKAFLKETGMSPKQFRETQPKVIHFQSSPADIQFRN; encoded by the coding sequence ATGGTGAATATTTTAGATTCAATGTTAAATGAAGAAATCTTATTGAGCTTAATAAGATTTGGAGCGGGCTTTGCCTTAGTCCTGGGAATTGGAAGTTGGATTCGTGCAAGTAGACAAATCGATTATCTGGTTTCGACCGTCTTGGTATTGACGGCGATTTTTCAGTTCGTCGACGAGTCGAGCCTGAGCTGGATCACTCTGCCCTGGCTTCGTAAATTTCTCTTTTTGATCGATATTATCGCATTAGCCGCAAGCGGCACGATCGTATTTTTGATCTCAACAATGATCTTTAAGAAGTTTTCAACCCTTCCCCTCATCTATTATTGGAATCTGTTGGGGCCTTTTATTCTCGCGCTTCCGATCGCTACGTTCTACGAACAACAAGGCACGAAAGAGCTGGAATTCTTCTTATTTGCGGCCGATTTGTATGTTTTCGTCTATTTCGTAATTGCAGTCGCCAATGTGTTCATCGACAAAAAATACGAATCTTCTTCGTTCAGTTTTCGGACGATTCTTACGCTGGTGATCTTGATTTCGCTTTGCATTCCTTTGGAAATCCTCGGGATCGTATTCGAAAACAAGATTCTCGTGCTTCTTTCCAGCGTTCACACCACATTTGCGGTCGTTTTTTATTACTTTCTGACTCTCGTTTATCCGAATCTTCTGGATTTTCTAACGATCGAACCGGGCAAGAATCTGGTAAAACGTTCCCTCCTACACGACGTCGATATCAACGCACTGGAAGAAAAACTCGCCCATATCATCAAGGAAGAAAGAATTTATTTAGATGAAGACATCCGCCTCCCCGACGTTTCGGAAGAACTCGGAATTTCCGTTCATCAGCTTTCCTTCTTTCTGAACAATCATCTCGGAATCAATTTCAACAACTACATCAATCGTTTCCGAGTGGAAGAAGCCAAGTTGATGTTGTTGAACGACCCGGCTCGTTCGGTCGTTTCCGTCGGAATCGCCGTCGGTTTCAATTCCAATTCTTCTTTTTATAAGGCCTTTTTAAAAGAGACGGGAATGTCACCCAAGCAGTTTCGGGAAACTCAACCGAAAGTGATTCACTTCCAGTCTTCACCGGCGGACATTCAATTTAGAAATTAA